Proteins co-encoded in one Spirosoma endbachense genomic window:
- a CDS encoding multidrug DMT transporter permease → MFIITHYPLAVVVCFVTMLCWGSWANTQKLATQSVPTTIFYRDYTYGILFLSLLLAFTLGSSGSAGRSFLTDIGQADQQNLLYALVGGFVFNIANILIVVGIELAGLSVAMPVGIGLALILGVVVNYILSPIGNVGLLSGGVFAIFLAVVFSALAYRSKSTVGQAVSTNGLVISLVGGFLMSFFFYFVARAMATDFANPAPGLLTPYTALVLFGLGVVISTPLFLPILRRFTGKAANSTVRYGEVSTRNHGIGMLGGMIWCLGMASSLLASGEAGYAISYGLGQGATIIAVLWGVFIWNEFRGAPATSSRYLTLMGLCYVLGLVLIIAAK, encoded by the coding sequence ATGTTTATTATTACACACTACCCACTGGCTGTAGTTGTCTGTTTTGTTACGATGCTTTGCTGGGGCTCATGGGCGAACACCCAGAAACTGGCAACTCAGTCGGTGCCGACCACGATTTTCTATCGCGATTATACCTATGGCATCCTCTTTCTGAGCCTGTTACTAGCATTCACGCTGGGTAGCTCGGGCTCGGCCGGGCGATCATTTCTGACTGACATTGGTCAGGCCGATCAACAGAATCTACTCTACGCCCTCGTGGGCGGTTTTGTGTTTAATATCGCGAATATCCTTATTGTTGTCGGTATCGAACTCGCGGGGTTGTCGGTCGCCATGCCCGTAGGCATTGGGCTGGCTTTGATTTTGGGGGTAGTGGTCAACTATATTTTATCACCGATTGGCAATGTTGGGCTGCTGTCGGGTGGGGTATTCGCCATCTTTCTGGCGGTAGTCTTCAGTGCTCTGGCCTATCGATCGAAGAGTACGGTTGGGCAGGCGGTTAGCACAAACGGGTTGGTGATTTCGCTGGTTGGCGGTTTCCTGATGAGTTTCTTTTTCTACTTCGTGGCACGAGCAATGGCTACCGATTTCGCCAATCCTGCACCGGGGCTACTAACGCCCTATACCGCTCTGGTTTTATTCGGTCTTGGCGTCGTGATCAGCACACCCTTGTTTCTGCCCATTCTGCGTCGCTTTACGGGTAAAGCAGCCAATAGCACAGTGCGGTATGGCGAGGTGAGTACTCGTAATCACGGCATCGGCATGCTGGGCGGTATGATCTGGTGTCTGGGAATGGCATCCAGTTTGCTGGCTTCAGGCGAAGCGGGTTATGCCATCAGCTACGGGCTTGGCCAGGGGGCAACCATCATTGCGGTTTTGTGGGGTGTATTTATCTGGAATGAGTTCCGGGGTGCACCGGCAACGTCCAGTCGCTACCTGACCCTAATGGGCCTGTGTTATGTGCTGGGACTGGTGCTGATTATTGCGGCCAAATGA
- a CDS encoding DUF72 domain-containing protein: MSIYIGTSGWSYDHWQGVLYPNPTPVHQRLGYYVQQFQTVELNSSFYRWPKQATFASWYERLPADFRLSVKAPRGLTHAKKLYAPEAWMKRIKECWHLLHQKRAVLLVQLAPQQGYDYDRLAYFLAQIPGWMRVTLEFRHPSWHTEAIFHLLEAHQVAYCIMSGAHLPCILRTTADFVYVRLHGPDFQYLYGGSYSDADLGWWADRIREWATMGKDVYAYFNNDGAGHAVRNAQRLQQLLTS, translated from the coding sequence ATGAGCATCTACATTGGCACCTCTGGCTGGAGTTACGACCATTGGCAAGGGGTTTTATACCCCAATCCCACCCCCGTCCATCAGCGGCTGGGCTACTACGTGCAACAATTCCAGACCGTCGAACTCAATAGCAGCTTCTACCGATGGCCTAAACAGGCTACCTTCGCTAGCTGGTATGAACGCTTACCTGCCGATTTCCGCCTGTCGGTCAAGGCACCCCGAGGACTCACGCATGCCAAAAAGCTCTATGCGCCCGAGGCCTGGATGAAACGAATCAAAGAATGCTGGCACCTGCTCCACCAAAAACGAGCCGTTCTACTGGTCCAGCTGGCCCCTCAACAAGGGTATGATTATGACCGATTGGCTTATTTCTTAGCCCAGATTCCGGGCTGGATGCGGGTAACGCTTGAATTTAGACACCCCAGCTGGCATACCGAAGCTATCTTTCATCTACTGGAAGCGCACCAGGTCGCTTATTGTATCATGAGTGGTGCTCACTTGCCCTGCATCCTGCGGACTACAGCAGATTTTGTGTACGTGCGCTTGCATGGCCCTGACTTCCAGTACTTGTATGGAGGCAGCTATTCTGATGCAGATCTGGGCTGGTGGGCAGATCGAATCCGGGAATGGGCGACAATGGGTAAAGACGTGTATGCGTATTTTAACAATGATGGAGCAGGCCATGCCGTACGTAACGCACAACGCTTGCAGCAGTTGTTAACCAGCTAA
- a CDS encoding PD-(D/E)XK nuclease family protein encodes MINYRFYPSLLNVFSHYLGGGNLSAQELIDSINRVPTPTTAAQERGISFEEAVVKGTDEERFDAEILRKVRKLLPRPIVETQVYCQWQIDDVLFYGYVDLIGKFKAVDIKTTASYQPGRYVHNHQNLYLHALKRKGIKLMEYVIAEFQPGGRTEAYVESYTLTHPIDKQLEDIRLFKAFLEEHRPLITDKKIFVAPGEDADARRH; translated from the coding sequence GTGATAAATTACCGCTTCTATCCTTCTCTGCTCAATGTATTTTCGCATTATCTGGGCGGAGGAAATCTCTCTGCTCAGGAATTGATTGACTCGATCAATCGCGTACCAACACCGACCACAGCCGCGCAGGAGCGTGGCATTTCCTTTGAGGAAGCGGTCGTAAAGGGTACTGACGAAGAGCGTTTTGATGCCGAAATCCTCCGAAAAGTCAGGAAGCTTCTCCCCCGCCCTATTGTCGAAACACAGGTCTATTGCCAATGGCAGATTGACGATGTGCTGTTCTACGGCTATGTCGATCTAATCGGAAAATTCAAGGCCGTCGATATAAAGACAACGGCCTCTTATCAGCCTGGTCGCTATGTTCATAACCACCAGAATCTGTACCTCCACGCCCTGAAGCGCAAAGGGATCAAGCTCATGGAATACGTGATTGCTGAATTTCAGCCGGGTGGTCGTACCGAAGCCTATGTCGAGAGTTATACGCTGACCCACCCGATCGACAAGCAACTGGAGGACATCCGTTTATTCAAGGCGTTTCTGGAAGAACACCGACCGCTGATTACAGATAAAAAAATATTTGTAGCCCCAGGCGAGGATGCCGACGCCCGACGACACTGA
- a CDS encoding dipeptidase — protein MKPSPFFTTGLAWSLALGLTASAQQVPVKSDSLTDAVVRRVHKYALTIDPHLDILADFNTAGNDAGTETKGQFDLPKLERGDLDVATVALFAGTAKKTPENIAKARKEIDTKLAALRRFVSQHPDRLEFAYTAADLERIPAKGKHAILLSFLNAFSLGKDLTQLPLLYGEGVRVFGLTHAGNNDWADSSRPSVGFGDKPHELGGLSVLGKQSVSELNRLGAIIDVSQLTPAGVFQTIQLSRAPVIASHSAVRGRVDATRNLNNDELKAIAANGGVVSIVAFSAYLHPSTEQLANYKKNVWEPFGLQPGDDAKSKLNAADYQKFQAAYRDFSSSGYKYTTLADYLDAVDYAVRLIGIDHVGLASDFNHGGGVTGYAHVGELPNVTRELLKRGYSEEEIRKLWGGNFLRVFREAEATAKELQREQKLAAKQ, from the coding sequence ATGAAACCTTCCCCGTTTTTCACCACCGGACTCGCCTGGTCGTTAGCCCTTGGGCTTACGGCCAGTGCACAGCAAGTTCCGGTCAAATCAGACTCTCTAACCGATGCGGTCGTGCGTCGGGTGCATAAATACGCCCTAACCATCGATCCGCATCTGGACATTCTGGCCGATTTTAATACCGCCGGTAATGATGCCGGTACAGAAACGAAAGGCCAGTTTGATCTGCCTAAACTGGAGCGGGGCGACCTGGACGTAGCGACGGTGGCCTTGTTTGCCGGTACAGCCAAAAAGACCCCGGAGAATATTGCCAAAGCCCGAAAGGAGATCGATACGAAGTTGGCCGCTTTACGCCGGTTTGTGAGCCAGCACCCCGATCGGCTGGAGTTTGCCTACACGGCGGCCGATCTGGAACGCATTCCGGCAAAAGGGAAACATGCCATTTTACTGAGCTTTCTGAATGCTTTCTCGCTCGGCAAAGACCTGACTCAACTGCCATTGCTTTATGGGGAGGGCGTGCGGGTGTTTGGTCTGACGCATGCCGGTAACAACGACTGGGCTGATTCATCACGGCCATCGGTGGGATTTGGCGACAAACCCCACGAACTGGGGGGATTGTCGGTGTTGGGCAAACAATCGGTTTCGGAACTGAATCGACTCGGTGCTATTATTGATGTCTCGCAGTTGACGCCAGCGGGCGTTTTTCAGACAATTCAGTTGAGTCGCGCACCCGTTATTGCCTCCCATTCGGCAGTGCGGGGGCGGGTCGATGCCACACGTAATCTCAATAATGACGAGCTAAAAGCCATTGCAGCCAATGGAGGTGTGGTGAGTATTGTCGCCTTTTCGGCCTACTTGCATCCATCGACAGAGCAGTTAGCTAACTACAAAAAGAACGTTTGGGAACCGTTTGGCCTGCAACCCGGCGACGATGCCAAGTCGAAACTCAATGCAGCCGATTACCAGAAATTTCAGGCGGCCTATCGCGATTTTTCGAGTAGCGGCTACAAATACACCACCCTGGCTGATTATCTGGATGCGGTTGATTATGCCGTTCGCCTGATTGGCATCGATCACGTTGGTCTGGCTTCGGACTTCAATCATGGCGGTGGGGTGACTGGCTATGCTCACGTTGGCGAGTTGCCGAATGTGACCCGCGAATTGCTCAAACGTGGTTATTCGGAGGAGGAGATTCGAAAACTCTGGGGTGGGAATTTTCTGCGCGTATTCCGTGAGGCAGAAGCCACTGCAAAGGAATTGCAGCGAGAACAGAAACTGGCCGCTAAACAATAA
- a CDS encoding RNA polymerase sigma factor, whose protein sequence is MNDVPKSFWETIYKHNIAKMIGVCYRYTYNRQIAEDLAHDAFLVAIDKSSSFENKGSFEAWLRRIVVNTALQYLREQKKKKCHLGRIAYVMASTEPQNENQLNEETNFSEAELLEAIECLPEHHKLVFNLYVFDNFTHAQIGVELGISEGTSKSHLARARKSIRGILTKKAKGNKKRKKLAVLILLPDRLWHIDDLFTRKLNYFEIQPQKSAPIDTIDFSGISIPKFKSPTIFSENYLKTDVSTLAIVVNIAVVLFLHFNSYKEIKVSTSMDNSTVRSLGFSDIDSKKNHDKKVLNFDTTTATISDNGIISNEKTKHIEKMKTVNTLGALLLTGSTLAFDSTNLLNKPQQSTQLKNQEIVENNASETTISTGLIKSDNKVDSSEMSGTFYASTLFWSAVNNGLYLMGKHVKVNINSNKFSGSGTFSFITKINYLVINGTPMKLNETIQLSDKKYSLIKLSEAEAIKKYGDKGKLIVEITLAE, encoded by the coding sequence ATGAATGATGTACCGAAGAGTTTTTGGGAAACTATTTATAAGCATAACATAGCTAAAATGATTGGCGTCTGCTATCGATACACGTATAATAGGCAGATCGCAGAAGACTTAGCTCATGATGCTTTTCTGGTAGCTATTGATAAATCGTCAAGCTTTGAAAACAAAGGTTCTTTTGAAGCCTGGTTAAGGCGTATAGTGGTCAATACAGCCTTGCAATACCTCCGGGAGCAAAAGAAAAAGAAGTGCCATCTAGGCAGGATTGCCTATGTCATGGCTTCAACCGAACCCCAGAATGAAAATCAACTCAATGAGGAAACTAACTTCTCTGAGGCTGAGCTCCTGGAAGCGATCGAGTGTTTGCCCGAGCATCATAAACTCGTCTTTAATCTATACGTATTCGACAATTTCACGCATGCTCAAATCGGGGTCGAATTGGGAATTAGCGAGGGAACGTCAAAATCACATTTGGCAAGAGCCCGAAAGTCGATTCGGGGAATTCTTACAAAGAAGGCAAAAGGGAACAAAAAAAGGAAGAAGTTAGCAGTATTGATATTGCTCCCGGATAGGCTTTGGCATATAGATGATTTGTTTACCAGGAAATTAAATTATTTCGAGATACAGCCTCAAAAATCAGCTCCAATCGATACAATAGATTTTAGTGGAATTTCAATACCAAAATTCAAGTCGCCTACCATATTCTCTGAAAACTACCTAAAGACTGACGTTTCAACTTTGGCAATTGTGGTGAATATAGCCGTTGTTTTGTTTCTGCATTTTAATTCGTACAAGGAGATTAAAGTTTCTACGTCAATGGATAATTCTACTGTGCGCTCGCTTGGTTTTTCTGATATAGATTCAAAAAAAAATCATGATAAAAAGGTTTTAAATTTTGATACAACAACTGCCACCATTTCAGATAATGGCATCATATCAAATGAAAAAACTAAACATATTGAGAAGATGAAAACAGTAAACACTTTAGGCGCATTGCTCCTTACAGGCTCGACGCTGGCTTTTGATTCAACAAACTTATTGAACAAGCCCCAACAATCCACTCAATTAAAAAATCAGGAAATAGTCGAAAACAATGCATCAGAAACGACGATATCAACGGGACTAATTAAATCAGATAACAAAGTAGATTCTTCTGAAATGTCTGGTACGTTTTATGCCTCAACATTGTTTTGGTCAGCTGTAAATAATGGACTTTACCTCATGGGAAAGCATGTAAAGGTCAATATCAACTCAAATAAGTTTAGCGGAAGTGGCACCTTTTCATTTATAACTAAAATAAATTATCTGGTAATTAATGGAACTCCAATGAAGTTAAATGAAACAATACAGTTATCTGACAAGAAATATAGCCTGATCAAGTTATCTGAAGCAGAGGCAATTAAAAAGTATGGAGATAAAGGAAAATTGATCGTCGAAATAACGTTGGCTGAATAG
- a CDS encoding outer membrane beta-barrel protein, with product MHKSLFALFFLVSTVVSAQRLEPFKLNLSVGYASPADRSGNKDGSSPGFVYSIEPQYGITNHFDIGIRFEQAFIQRPEVLGNLIYFETQAKSIMSGALTLNYVVGKTPAFRPYIGAGAGFFRAAQSDQQVMGAGNTTLYYSLPITNKWGALVRAGVKIFQFNVEAAFNLLEDTTVTNEFTNAKLIGKNEYFSVKAGYTLGGSRH from the coding sequence ATGCACAAGTCGCTATTTGCTCTTTTTTTTCTTGTCTCAACCGTTGTTTCTGCCCAACGCTTGGAGCCTTTTAAATTAAATCTGTCGGTGGGCTACGCGTCTCCTGCCGACCGGTCTGGTAATAAAGATGGAAGCAGTCCAGGGTTTGTCTATAGCATTGAGCCGCAATATGGAATTACGAATCACTTCGATATTGGAATCCGGTTTGAACAGGCTTTTATTCAGCGCCCCGAAGTATTGGGGAATCTCATTTATTTTGAGACACAGGCTAAATCAATTATGTCGGGGGCATTGACGCTCAATTATGTAGTTGGTAAAACCCCTGCATTTCGCCCTTACATCGGTGCCGGTGCCGGATTTTTTCGGGCCGCACAGAGTGACCAGCAGGTGATGGGCGCAGGAAACACAACGCTCTATTACTCGTTGCCCATCACGAATAAATGGGGAGCCCTGGTAAGAGCAGGGGTTAAAATTTTCCAGTTTAACGTCGAAGCGGCTTTCAATCTGCTGGAGGATACAACCGTCACCAACGAATTCACCAATGCTAAGTTGATTGGGAAAAATGAATATTTCAGCGTGAAGGCTGGCTACACACTTGGCGGTAGCCGGCATTAA
- a CDS encoding DMT family transporter, with protein MNYIYILFAFLVGLAITVQAGVNANLRQAMASPILAAAISFGSGFIVLVLLLLASGGSVPPLDTVKQVSWWKWMGGAMGAVYMITVIVSVPKIGTANLVSLSVAGQLLAAVVLDHYGFMGFALHPANGWRLLGLVLIMAGVLLVVKN; from the coding sequence ATGAATTACATCTATATTCTCTTTGCCTTTCTAGTCGGTTTAGCCATTACCGTTCAGGCAGGTGTGAACGCAAATTTGCGACAGGCAATGGCCAGTCCTATTCTGGCAGCGGCCATTTCGTTCGGCTCCGGCTTTATCGTACTCGTGCTGCTTTTACTGGCTTCGGGCGGTTCGGTTCCTCCGCTCGATACGGTCAAACAGGTAAGCTGGTGGAAATGGATGGGGGGCGCAATGGGTGCCGTTTATATGATCACAGTGATTGTCAGCGTACCCAAAATCGGAACGGCTAACCTCGTAAGTCTGAGCGTAGCGGGGCAATTGCTGGCCGCTGTTGTTCTGGATCATTACGGTTTTATGGGCTTTGCACTCCACCCCGCCAACGGCTGGCGATTACTCGGTCTGGTGCTGATCATGGCCGGAGTATTGCTGGTGGTGAAAAACTAA
- a CDS encoding UbiA prenyltransferase family protein, with amino-acid sequence MNHSIRHCLKALGQFLIFGNAYIALCAVVMCQTTADLFTLQLPNSFLLFIFAGTLGSYSLHWYLTDTTATSQRSSWNKEHKLTLLVLLMSAVFVGVWQLSHLMRYLVDLLPVIVLTFLYTAPKINWPPFRALRRIAVLKTTYLALVWTYVTVAVPLLIVPPVGGPDGSLISVLLLNRFLFIYSVALCFDYRDRDQDRQSRWLTIVSMLTNKQLRLFSAAIALCFGLSIALLYANGFDLRQVVCLSLPMMLLVLTVGRIVRNESDYSYYIYLDGLLMLPGILLKLLP; translated from the coding sequence ATGAATCATTCGATTCGCCATTGTTTAAAGGCTCTTGGTCAATTTTTGATCTTTGGCAATGCTTATATCGCACTTTGTGCGGTGGTTATGTGCCAGACTACGGCCGACTTATTCACCCTACAGCTACCTAACTCGTTTTTACTGTTCATTTTTGCCGGTACATTAGGAAGTTATTCGCTGCACTGGTATCTGACCGATACGACAGCCACATCGCAACGAAGTAGCTGGAATAAGGAGCATAAACTGACACTGCTCGTCTTGTTAATGAGTGCGGTTTTTGTCGGAGTCTGGCAGTTAAGCCATTTAATGCGCTACCTGGTCGATCTATTGCCGGTTATCGTGCTGACTTTTTTGTATACGGCCCCTAAAATCAATTGGCCACCGTTTCGTGCCTTGCGCCGGATTGCTGTTTTAAAGACGACTTATCTGGCCCTGGTCTGGACTTATGTAACAGTAGCCGTACCCCTATTGATAGTACCACCCGTTGGCGGTCCTGACGGGTCACTGATAAGCGTTTTGCTACTGAATCGATTCCTGTTTATCTACAGTGTGGCCTTGTGTTTTGACTATCGCGATCGTGACCAGGATCGTCAGTCGAGGTGGCTGACAATTGTGTCGATGCTGACCAACAAGCAACTACGCTTATTTAGTGCTGCCATTGCTCTTTGCTTCGGGCTATCGATTGCCCTATTGTATGCAAATGGCTTTGATTTGCGGCAGGTTGTCTGCTTAAGCCTGCCCATGATGTTGTTAGTACTAACAGTGGGCCGTATCGTCAGGAATGAATCTGATTATAGCTATTACATCTATTTAGATGGCCTGTTGATGTTGCCCGGTATATTACTGAAGCTCCTGCCATAG
- a CDS encoding PAS domain-containing protein, producing the protein MKPADFSNSYLFLAGGGEMGELTRNHDWSKTVVGTPDQWPQSLRTTVSTLLSSKFPMFLWWGPELIQFYNDAYRPSLGNEGKHPTALGQHGQDCWPEIWPTIKPLIDQVMAGGESTWSEDQLIPIYRNGRLEDVYWTFSYGPVRDETGKIAGVQVICQETTQQVIAHQRLSESQRQVLAYFEQSPVAIAIISDPDLTFRMANPFYGQLVGRRLDQIVGKPLLEALPELGGQGFDQLLRGVLDTGVPFIAPEVAADIVRNDQLETIYVDLAYQPLREDDERITGILVVATDVTQQVRSRQKIADREARFRSLIEQAPVATGLFVGRNLLIELANEPMLRFWGKGPDVFGKPLANILPELVDQPFLQILDQVYTTGQAYQALADRCDLVIDGQLRTFYFNFTYQPIVDEQGQVYAILNMAVDVTGQVLARQALEESERFSRTVFYNSPVAKLVFVGPDMILREANEKMLAIFGRDASIIGKPIMDAIPELKRTQLFDKYQRVLATGEIHVEQAEPIALIRQGVVHYGYYDYTYKPLFDHIGKVYGVICTTIEVTEQVLARQKLEEAEASLRGAIELAQLGTWSIDVATNGLTYSDRLIEWFGYNPHGKDYQEMIPILQPEDQPRVAAAVAWALNPESDGVYNDIYTVIHPRTGQKRILHAHGKAVFDAAGIAIRMNGTAQDITLQRELQLALETEVQLRTEELEAANEELAASNEELAASNEQFSAINQELEETVQQLNRSNDNLQQFAYVASHDLQEPLRKIQQFGDLLKMRQTSLSGDELVYIERMQSAASRMATLIRDLLNFSRISRQGNTSVSVSLNGVVEQVLTTLELTIAETNAEVNVEPLPAIEGDSSQLNQLFQNLLGNAIKFRRPSVNPVIQITAHTLQASELPPSVKPARTAKNYYRIDVVDNGIGFDEKYLDRIFQVFQRLHGKSEFAGTGIGLAICEKVVANHGGAITASSQPGQGATFRIYLPI; encoded by the coding sequence TTGAAACCCGCCGACTTCAGTAATAGCTATCTTTTTTTGGCCGGTGGAGGTGAGATGGGAGAACTCACGCGCAATCATGACTGGTCGAAAACAGTTGTCGGAACGCCCGATCAATGGCCCCAAAGCTTACGGACAACCGTTAGCACCTTACTCTCGTCAAAATTTCCCATGTTTTTATGGTGGGGACCTGAGCTGATTCAATTTTACAATGACGCCTATCGCCCTAGCCTGGGAAACGAAGGTAAACACCCAACCGCTCTCGGCCAGCATGGGCAAGACTGCTGGCCTGAAATCTGGCCTACCATTAAGCCCCTGATCGATCAGGTCATGGCTGGTGGTGAATCGACCTGGAGCGAAGATCAACTCATCCCAATTTACCGAAATGGTCGATTGGAGGACGTATACTGGACCTTTAGTTACGGGCCCGTTCGCGATGAAACAGGTAAGATTGCCGGTGTACAGGTCATCTGTCAGGAAACCACCCAACAGGTCATTGCCCATCAACGACTGTCCGAAAGTCAACGTCAGGTGTTGGCCTATTTTGAGCAATCACCCGTGGCGATTGCCATCATCAGTGATCCAGATCTGACCTTCCGCATGGCAAATCCCTTTTATGGGCAATTAGTAGGTCGTCGACTTGATCAGATTGTTGGCAAACCGCTACTGGAGGCTTTACCCGAACTTGGCGGCCAGGGCTTTGACCAGCTTCTCAGAGGTGTGCTGGATACGGGTGTTCCGTTTATTGCCCCAGAGGTGGCGGCCGATATTGTCCGCAATGATCAGCTGGAAACTATTTATGTCGATCTGGCCTACCAGCCGTTGCGAGAAGACGATGAGCGTATCACCGGCATTCTGGTAGTAGCTACCGATGTCACCCAGCAGGTGCGAAGCCGCCAGAAAATAGCTGATCGGGAAGCCCGGTTTCGCTCTTTGATCGAACAGGCACCCGTGGCAACCGGCTTGTTCGTAGGTCGGAATCTACTCATCGAGCTGGCAAATGAGCCGATGCTCCGGTTTTGGGGAAAAGGCCCGGATGTATTTGGCAAACCCTTAGCCAACATATTACCCGAACTGGTCGATCAGCCCTTCCTTCAAATTCTGGATCAGGTGTACACCACGGGGCAGGCTTATCAGGCGCTGGCAGATCGCTGTGATCTCGTTATTGATGGTCAGTTGCGTACGTTTTACTTTAATTTCACCTATCAGCCTATCGTTGATGAGCAGGGACAGGTGTATGCGATTCTGAATATGGCGGTCGATGTGACCGGGCAGGTACTGGCCCGACAGGCGCTGGAGGAAAGTGAGCGGTTTTCGCGCACCGTCTTCTACAATTCACCCGTTGCCAAGCTGGTGTTTGTAGGACCGGATATGATCCTGCGCGAAGCCAATGAAAAAATGCTCGCCATCTTTGGGCGTGACGCTTCAATCATTGGAAAGCCAATTATGGATGCCATCCCGGAATTGAAACGAACACAACTTTTTGACAAGTACCAGCGGGTATTGGCTACCGGCGAGATCCATGTGGAGCAGGCAGAGCCCATTGCATTGATCAGACAGGGCGTTGTCCATTATGGCTATTACGATTATACCTACAAACCGTTGTTTGACCACATCGGAAAAGTCTATGGAGTCATCTGTACGACTATCGAGGTGACCGAGCAGGTACTGGCTCGCCAAAAGCTGGAAGAAGCGGAGGCAAGCCTGCGTGGGGCGATCGAACTGGCGCAGCTAGGCACCTGGAGTATTGATGTAGCCACCAATGGGCTTACCTACTCCGACCGCTTAATCGAGTGGTTTGGATATAACCCGCACGGAAAAGACTATCAGGAGATGATTCCGATCCTTCAGCCTGAAGATCAACCGCGAGTGGCAGCCGCAGTTGCCTGGGCCTTAAATCCTGAATCCGACGGTGTTTATAATGATATCTATACCGTCATCCATCCCAGAACGGGCCAGAAACGAATCCTTCATGCGCACGGTAAGGCTGTATTTGATGCCGCCGGTATAGCCATTCGGATGAATGGCACCGCCCAGGATATTACCCTCCAGCGGGAACTTCAGCTGGCCCTCGAAACCGAAGTGCAGCTCCGCACAGAAGAACTGGAAGCCGCCAATGAGGAATTAGCGGCTAGTAATGAGGAGTTAGCGGCTAGCAATGAGCAGTTTTCGGCCATCAATCAGGAATTGGAAGAAACGGTTCAACAACTGAATCGGTCCAATGATAACCTCCAGCAGTTTGCGTACGTAGCCTCTCACGACTTGCAGGAGCCGCTTCGTAAAATTCAGCAGTTCGGTGATTTACTCAAAATGCGACAGACTTCATTATCGGGGGATGAGTTGGTTTACATTGAGCGAATGCAGTCAGCGGCCAGCCGAATGGCTACGCTGATACGGGACCTGTTGAATTTTTCGCGCATTTCCAGGCAGGGTAACACCAGCGTATCTGTATCGCTCAATGGGGTTGTTGAGCAGGTGCTGACTACCTTAGAACTGACGATAGCGGAAACGAATGCGGAGGTTAATGTGGAACCGTTACCTGCCATTGAGGGTGATTCGTCGCAGTTGAACCAGTTATTCCAAAATCTACTGGGTAATGCCATCAAGTTTCGTCGCCCATCGGTTAACCCGGTGATTCAAATCACCGCCCATACCTTACAGGCGAGTGAGTTACCGCCTTCAGTAAAGCCAGCCCGAACGGCCAAAAACTACTACAGGATTGATGTAGTGGACAATGGAATTGGCTTCGATGAAAAATATCTGGATCGCATCTTTCAGGTGTTCCAGCGGTTGCATGGTAAAAGTGAGTTTGCCGGTACGGGTATTGGTCTGGCCATCTGTGAAAAGGTAGTGGCTAACCATGGTGGAGCCATTACGGCTAGTAGTCAACCAGGCCAGGGCGCCACGTTTAGAATATACTTGCCCATTTAG
- a CDS encoding response regulator: MSSLNPAHVWIVDDDTDDQYLFEIALKRVNPSIVIKLLSDGEELLPALRQSVALPSLIILDLNMPRVNGFEALEQLRADAVYREIPVVVLTTSSSYDDQERAGRLGANGFLTKPPSMDLLLVLFGQLAQQWELHL; encoded by the coding sequence ATGTCCAGTCTTAACCCAGCTCACGTTTGGATTGTCGATGACGATACGGACGACCAATACCTCTTCGAGATTGCCCTTAAGCGAGTAAATCCATCAATCGTCATCAAACTGCTGAGTGATGGAGAGGAGTTATTGCCCGCCCTCCGGCAAAGCGTTGCGTTACCTAGCCTGATTATTCTGGACCTGAATATGCCGCGAGTGAATGGATTTGAGGCTCTGGAACAACTGCGGGCGGATGCTGTCTATCGGGAAATACCGGTCGTTGTTTTGACCACTTCGTCGAGCTATGACGATCAGGAGCGGGCGGGCCGGCTGGGGGCCAATGGTTTTTTGACCAAGCCGCCTTCCATGGATCTCCTGTTGGTCCTGTTTGGCCAATTGGCTCAGCAGTGGGAACTCCATCTGTGA